The Pantoea vagans genome includes a window with the following:
- the hemA gene encoding glutamyl-tRNA reductase, with protein MTLLALGINHKTAPVALRERVAFLPDTLDQALNSLLSQPMVQSGVVLSTCNRTELYLSVEQQTDLQERLVRWLCEYHDLREEDVRASLYWHQDNAAVSHLMRVASGLDSLVLGEPQILGQVKKAHADSSRDHALSSELERMFQKTFSVAKRVRTETEIGASAVSVAFAACSLARQIFESLSTVNVLLVGAGETIELVARHLREHKVQKLMIANRTRERAQLLADEVGAEVIGLGDIETRLADADIIISSTASPLPIIGKGMVERALKARRNQPMLLVDIAVPRDVEPEVGKLANAYLYSVDDLQAIIEQNMAQRKAAAVQAESIVVQESGEFMAWLRAQSAGDTIREYRSQADDVRAELQERALAALRQGADAEKVLQELAHKLTNRLIHAPTKSLQQAARDGDSERLQILRDSLGLE; from the coding sequence ATGACGCTGCTTGCACTCGGAATCAACCACAAAACCGCACCTGTCGCCCTGCGCGAACGTGTTGCGTTTCTGCCCGACACGCTGGATCAGGCATTAAACAGCCTGCTGTCCCAGCCGATGGTGCAGAGCGGTGTGGTGCTCTCAACCTGTAACCGTACTGAACTTTACCTTAGCGTAGAGCAGCAAACGGACCTGCAGGAGAGGCTGGTGCGCTGGCTGTGTGAGTATCACGATCTGCGGGAAGAGGATGTCCGCGCGAGCCTGTACTGGCATCAGGATAATGCGGCGGTAAGCCATCTGATGCGTGTCGCCAGCGGTCTGGATTCACTGGTGTTGGGTGAGCCACAAATTCTTGGGCAGGTGAAAAAAGCCCATGCTGACTCATCGCGTGACCATGCGTTGAGCAGTGAACTGGAGCGTATGTTCCAGAAAACCTTCTCCGTCGCCAAACGCGTCCGTACTGAAACCGAAATCGGGGCCAGTGCGGTGTCCGTCGCCTTTGCTGCCTGCTCGTTAGCCCGTCAAATTTTCGAATCCCTCAGCACGGTGAACGTCCTGCTGGTGGGGGCCGGTGAAACCATCGAGTTAGTGGCGCGTCACCTGCGTGAACACAAAGTACAAAAGCTGATGATTGCCAACCGCACCCGTGAACGCGCTCAACTGCTGGCGGACGAAGTGGGTGCAGAAGTGATCGGTTTGGGTGATATCGAAACGCGTCTGGCGGATGCAGACATTATTATCTCTTCCACCGCCAGCCCCTTGCCGATTATTGGTAAAGGCATGGTAGAGCGCGCGTTGAAGGCGCGCCGTAATCAGCCGATGTTGCTGGTGGATATTGCCGTACCACGTGATGTCGAACCCGAAGTGGGTAAACTGGCTAACGCCTATTTGTACAGCGTCGATGACCTGCAGGCGATCATCGAACAGAACATGGCGCAGCGTAAAGCCGCCGCCGTGCAGGCTGAAAGTATTGTGGTGCAGGAAAGCGGTGAATTTATGGCGTGGCTGCGTGCGCAAAGCGCGGGCGACACCATCCGTGAGTACCGCTCGCAGGCTGACGACGTCCGCGCAGAACTGCAAGAGCGTGCGTTAGCCGCTCTGCGCCAGGGCGCGGATGCTGAGAAAGTTTTACAGGAGTTAGCGCACAAGCTGACTAACCGCCTTATTCATGCACCAACCAAATCATTGCAGCAGGCCGCGCGCGACGGCGACAGCGAACGCCTGCAGATCTTACGTGACAGCCTCGGTTTAGAGTAA
- the prfA gene encoding peptide chain release factor 1, whose amino-acid sequence MKSSIVAKLEALQERHEEVEALLGDAGVIGDQERFRALSREYAQLTDVTRCFRDWQQVQEDIETAEMMLDDPEMREMANEELKLSREKREVLEQQLQVLLLPKDPDDERSCFVEVRAGTGGDEAAIFAGDLFRMYSRYAESRRWQVEIISANEGEHGGYKEVIARIIGDGAYGRLKFESGGHRVQRVPETESQGRIHTSACTVAVMPELPEAEMPEINAGDLKIDTFRSSGAGGQHVNTTDSAIRITHLPTGIVVECQDERSQHKNKAKALAVLGARIHAAETAKRNAAEASTRRNLLGSGDRSDRNRTYNFPQGRVTDHRINLTLYRLDETMEGKLDTLIEPIVQEYQADQLAALAGQD is encoded by the coding sequence ATGAAGAGCTCTATTGTTGCCAAGCTGGAAGCCCTCCAGGAACGCCACGAAGAAGTGGAAGCGTTACTGGGCGATGCCGGCGTTATTGGCGATCAAGAACGTTTCCGCGCATTGTCTCGCGAATATGCGCAGCTGACCGATGTCACCCGTTGTTTCCGTGACTGGCAGCAAGTACAGGAAGATATCGAAACCGCTGAAATGATGCTCGATGATCCTGAAATGCGCGAAATGGCCAATGAAGAATTAAAACTCTCGCGTGAGAAGCGTGAGGTGCTGGAACAGCAACTACAGGTGCTATTGCTGCCGAAAGACCCTGACGATGAACGCTCGTGCTTTGTGGAAGTGCGCGCCGGAACCGGCGGTGATGAAGCGGCCATCTTTGCCGGCGATCTGTTCCGTATGTACAGCCGTTATGCAGAATCCCGCCGTTGGCAGGTGGAAATCATCAGTGCTAACGAAGGCGAGCACGGCGGTTACAAAGAGGTCATCGCGCGCATTATTGGCGACGGTGCTTACGGTCGTTTGAAGTTTGAGTCAGGCGGTCATCGTGTGCAACGCGTGCCAGAAACGGAATCTCAGGGGCGTATTCATACCTCTGCCTGTACCGTTGCGGTGATGCCGGAACTGCCCGAAGCGGAAATGCCAGAAATTAACGCGGGCGATCTGAAAATTGATACTTTCCGCTCCTCTGGTGCGGGTGGTCAGCACGTTAACACCACCGACTCTGCTATCCGTATTACCCACTTACCGACCGGTATTGTGGTGGAGTGTCAGGACGAACGCTCGCAGCATAAAAACAAAGCCAAAGCGTTGGCGGTATTGGGCGCGCGTATTCACGCAGCGGAAACCGCTAAACGTAATGCGGCTGAAGCCTCAACCCGCCGCAACCTGCTGGGCAGTGGTGACCGTTCCGACCGTAACCGTACCTACAATTTCCCGCAGGGGCGTGTGACCGACCACCGTATTAACCTGACGCTTTACCGTCTGGACGAGACCATGGAAGGCAAGCTGGATACCCTGATTGAGCCGATCGTGCAGGAGTATCAAGCCGATCAGCTGGCCGCGTTGGCTGGACAGGATTGA
- the sirB1 gene encoding invasion regulator SirB1 has protein sequence MTSPEQLDYSETPLSEAVIGATCAIRNDFSAPSVQQQLAALVDEAREFVSSEQDADLQLGKLLDLFYREWGFGGASGVYNLSDALWIDKVLKSRQGTAVSLGVILLHIADELELPLMPVIFPTQLILRADWLDGEMWLINPFNGETLDKHTLEVWLKGNISPTAKLYNDDLDEAKTINVMRKMLDTLKAALMEEKQMELALNVSKVLLQIDPDDPYEIRDRGLIYAQLECEHIALTDLTYFVEQCPEDPVSEMIKVQIHAIEQKQVTLH, from the coding sequence ATGACCTCGCCAGAGCAACTCGATTACAGTGAAACACCGTTGAGTGAAGCGGTGATTGGTGCGACCTGCGCCATACGCAATGATTTTTCCGCGCCCTCTGTGCAGCAGCAGTTGGCCGCGTTAGTAGATGAAGCCCGTGAATTTGTCAGCAGTGAGCAGGACGCAGATTTGCAGCTAGGCAAGCTGCTGGATCTGTTTTATCGCGAATGGGGATTTGGCGGCGCCAGCGGTGTCTACAATTTATCCGATGCACTGTGGATAGATAAAGTGCTGAAGAGCCGTCAGGGCACTGCGGTATCACTGGGCGTGATTCTGCTGCACATCGCGGATGAGCTGGAACTGCCGTTGATGCCGGTGATTTTCCCCACCCAGTTGATTCTGCGTGCCGACTGGCTTGATGGCGAAATGTGGCTGATCAACCCGTTTAACGGCGAGACGCTCGATAAGCATACGCTGGAAGTGTGGCTCAAGGGCAATATCAGCCCGACAGCCAAACTCTACAACGACGATCTCGACGAAGCGAAAACCATCAACGTGATGCGCAAAATGCTCGATACGCTGAAAGCGGCGTTGATGGAAGAGAAGCAGATGGAGCTGGCGTTGAATGTCAGCAAGGTATTGCTGCAGATAGACCCTGATGATCCGTATGAAATACGCGACCGTGGTCTCATCTATGCCCAGCTTGAGTGCGAACATATCGCATTGACCGATTTGACCTACTTCGTTGAGCAGTGTCCTGAGGACCCGGTCAGCGAAATGATTAAAGTGCAGATTCACGCAATTGAACAGAAACAGGTGACGCTGCATTAA
- a CDS encoding SirB2 family protein gives MASWYPLIKHFHLLTVALTISLFLLRFYWLTTGSAMLQRRWVRIAPHINDTFLLLSGVGLVVITHFYPFSPQGSWLTEKLLGVIIYIALGSVALSRRPRKMGTRWIACLIAIVALLFVIKLAMTKMPILGIV, from the coding sequence ATGGCGAGCTGGTATCCGCTGATTAAACATTTTCACCTCTTGACCGTTGCGCTGACTATCAGCCTGTTTCTGCTGCGTTTTTATTGGCTGACAACCGGTTCTGCCATGCTGCAACGCCGCTGGGTGCGCATCGCGCCTCATATTAATGACACCTTTTTGCTGCTCAGCGGCGTGGGGTTGGTGGTGATAACGCACTTTTATCCGTTCTCGCCACAAGGAAGCTGGCTGACGGAGAAGCTGTTAGGGGTTATCATCTACATCGCCTTAGGTTCCGTGGCATTAAGCCGTCGCCCACGCAAGATGGGGACACGTTGGATCGCTTGCCTGATTGCAATCGTTGCGTTGCTGTTTGTGATTAAGCTGGCGATGACCAAAATGCCGATATTGGGGATAGTATGA
- the prmC gene encoding peptide chain release factor N(5)-glutamine methyltransferase, whose translation MIIRHWLQQAVVALCGGDSPKRDAEILLGFVTGKSRSWLVAFDDTKLDAAQIAELDALLARRVTGEPIAHLVGEREFWSLPLRVSDATLIPRPDTEVLVEQALVRVPSTPSSLLDLGTGTGAIALALASERPDCQVLGCDRIPEAVALAQDNAQRLHINNARFQLSHWFNDLPSQRFDLIVSNPPYIDAADEHLQQGDVRFEPLSALVADDAGLADLRFIIQSAPQWLQPGGWLLLEHGWQQDEAVRTILTQHGYQQVSSVNDYGGNPRVTLGQLF comes from the coding sequence ATGATCATTCGTCACTGGCTGCAGCAGGCGGTGGTTGCCCTCTGTGGCGGCGATAGCCCAAAGCGCGATGCGGAAATTTTGCTGGGTTTTGTCACCGGTAAATCGCGCAGTTGGCTGGTGGCATTTGATGATACCAAGCTCGACGCCGCACAAATCGCCGAGCTTGATGCGCTGTTGGCGCGCCGGGTGACCGGTGAACCCATTGCCCATCTGGTGGGCGAACGCGAATTCTGGTCGTTGCCGCTGCGTGTCAGTGATGCGACGCTGATTCCGCGCCCGGATACTGAAGTGCTGGTGGAACAGGCGCTGGTGCGCGTGCCGTCAACGCCATCCTCTCTACTTGATCTTGGCACAGGCACGGGTGCTATCGCGTTAGCACTGGCGAGTGAACGGCCTGATTGTCAGGTGCTGGGATGTGACCGCATACCCGAAGCTGTCGCGCTGGCACAAGATAATGCACAGCGCCTGCACATCAACAATGCCCGTTTTCAGCTCAGCCACTGGTTTAACGATCTCCCCTCCCAACGTTTTGACCTGATTGTCAGCAATCCTCCTTATATCGATGCCGCCGATGAACATCTGCAGCAGGGAGATGTGCGTTTTGAACCGCTTAGCGCGCTGGTGGCGGATGATGCCGGGCTGGCCGATTTGCGCTTCATCATTCAAAGCGCGCCGCAATGGTTGCAACCTGGCGGCTGGCTCTTGCTGGAACACGGCTGGCAACAGGATGAAGCGGTGCGAACCATTTTGACGCAACATGGCTATCAGCAGGTCAGCAGCGTCAATGATTATGGCGGCAATCCCCGCGTTACTCTTGGACAACTTTTCTGA
- the kdsA gene encoding 3-deoxy-8-phosphooctulonate synthase, which yields MTQKIVNIGDIKVANDLPFVLFGGMNVLESRDLAMRICEHYVKVTDKLGIPYVFKASFDKANRSSIKSYRGPGLEEGMKIFQELKQAFGVKIITDVHEASQAQPVADVVDVIQLPAFLARQTDLVEAMAKTGAVINVKKPQFVSPGQMGNIVDKFAEGGNDKVILCDRGSNFGYDNLVVDMLGFNVMKKVTNNSPVIFDVTHALQTRDPFGAASGGRRAQVGELARAGMAVGIAGLFIEAHPEPNSAKCDGPSALPLDKLEPFLVQMKAIDDLVKSFPELDTSN from the coding sequence ATGACCCAGAAAATAGTGAATATTGGCGATATTAAGGTCGCAAACGATCTGCCATTTGTTCTCTTTGGCGGTATGAACGTGCTGGAATCGCGCGACCTCGCCATGCGTATTTGCGAACACTATGTAAAAGTGACCGACAAACTCGGCATTCCTTACGTGTTCAAAGCCTCTTTTGACAAAGCTAACCGCTCTTCCATCAAATCTTATCGCGGTCCGGGCCTGGAAGAGGGGATGAAGATTTTCCAGGAGCTGAAGCAGGCTTTCGGCGTGAAAATCATCACTGACGTTCATGAAGCGTCACAGGCGCAGCCCGTTGCCGATGTAGTGGATGTGATTCAGCTGCCTGCTTTCCTCGCACGTCAAACCGATCTGGTTGAAGCAATGGCGAAAACCGGTGCGGTGATTAACGTGAAGAAACCTCAGTTCGTTAGCCCTGGCCAGATGGGTAACATTGTCGATAAATTCGCCGAAGGCGGTAATGACAAAGTGATCCTGTGCGACCGTGGTAGCAACTTTGGCTATGACAATCTGGTTGTGGATATGCTTGGCTTTAACGTGATGAAGAAAGTCACTAACAACAGCCCGGTGATCTTCGACGTGACGCATGCTCTGCAGACTCGTGATCCATTCGGTGCAGCCTCAGGCGGCCGTCGTGCGCAGGTGGGTGAACTGGCCCGTGCGGGTATGGCTGTGGGTATTGCCGGTCTGTTCATCGAAGCGCACCCAGAACCAAACAGCGCGAAGTGCGACGGTCCTTCCGCGCTGCCGCTGGATAAGCTGGAGCCATTCCTGGTGCAGATGAAAGCGATTGATGACCTGGTGAAGAGCTTCCCGGAGCTGGATACCAGCAACTGA